Part of the Halobacteriovorax vibrionivorans genome, TTAACTTTGATGGTGAGTTCAATATCGCTAACCGCGGTGTTATCGAATTTATCGAGATGCTTAAGCTTGATGTAGCTTTCCTTTATGATCTACTTGGTGCTTCTCAAGAGCAATCAATTAAGCCTAAGAAATTTGCTCAAACAGATATCGACCTCGTTATTCTTGGTCACACAAATGAGCCAGAATTTAGAAAACTTCAAAATAACGAATTTATGGAAGCACTTCGTGACCGTACGGTTAAGATCGACGTTCCATATATTTCTCGTTTAGATAATGAGGTAAGAATCTATCAACGTGACTTTAACGCTGAAAAAATTCCTCATGTTCATATCGCTCCTCATACGCTTGAGATGGCAGCTATGTGGGCCGTGCTAACAAGACTAGAAGAGCCAAAGAAAGCTGATCTAACTCTTGTTCAAAAGTTAAAACTTTATAACGGAAAAACTCTAACTGGTTATAATGAAGATAACGTAAAAGAACTACGTAAAGAGGCCGTAAGAGAAGGACTTGAAGGTATTTCTCCTCGTTATATTCAAGATAAAATTTCTAACGCTTTAGTTAAGTATGGACACACTGGTTCTCTAAATCCATTTATGGTTTTCAATGAACTAGAAAGTGGACTTAAGCATTCAATGGCCAATAATCAAGATGCCGCTGAAAAGTACCGTGAGATGTTAGCTATTGTTCGTCAAGAGTATACTGATATCGTTAAAAACGATGTTCAAAAAGCAATCTCACTTGATGAATCTGCAATTGAAACTCTATGTGCAAATTATATTGATAACGTTAAGGCCTACACTCAAAAAGAGAAAGTTCGTAACAAGTACACTGGTAAACTTGAAGAATCTGACGAGCGTTTCATGAGAAGTATCGAAGAGAAAATCGATATTGCTGAGTCTCGTAAAGATGACTTTAGACGTGAAATTATGAACTACATCGGAGCTCTTGCAATCGAAGGAAAACAATTTGATTACAAGATGAATGAAAGACTTCACCGTGCACTTGAACTGAAGCTTTTTGAAGATCAAAAAGATGCGATCAAGCTTACAACAATTATTTCAAATGTTGTTGATAAGGAAACTCAAGAGAAGATCGATGTTATCAAGTCACGCTTAATTAAGAATTATGGTTACTGTGAAATTTCAGCAACAGATGCTCTTAATTATGTGGCAAGTATTTTTGCAAAAGGAGACAGTGCTAAGTCATAGACTTAGTACGCTCCAATTACCGGAGACCAAATGGATCATCCAATTAAAAGAGATCACGCACGCTTTCGAAAAATTATTAAAGGGAAGGTGCGTGATAACCTAAGAAAGTATATCGCTGGTGGCGAGATGCCGATTCCAAAAGGAAATGGGCAATTCAAAGTTCCAATGCCTTCAATTAATACCCCAAGGTTTCGTTTCGGTGATAAGAGCCAAGGTGGAACTGGTCAAGGTGACGGGCAACCTGGAGATCCAGTCGATGGACAAGGAGAGCCGGGAGAAGGTCAAGGTGAGCCTGGTGAAGCTGGAGAGCAAGAAGGTGAGAAGGCCCTTGATGTTGAAATGAGTTTAGATGAACTTGCTTCAATCCTAGGAGATGAACTCGCACTTCCAAAAATTGAGCCAAAGGGTAAGAAGAATATGGAATCAACAGTGGATCGATACACTAGTATTGGTACTGTTGGGCCAGACTCTCTTAAGCACTATAAGAGATCATTTAAAGAGGCCTTAAAGCGTCAGATCGCAATGGGGACTTATGATCCAAATAATCCCGTTGTTGTTCCAATTAAGTCAGACATGAGATACCGAGCAAGTAATTCAAAGATTGAATTTGAAAACTCTGCTGTGGTTATCTATATGATGGATGTTTCGGGTTCAATGGGTGATGAGCAAAAAGAAATCGTTAGAACAGAGTCTTTTTGGATCAATTTGTGGCTTAAGTCTCAATATAAAGATATTGAAATTCGTTATATCATTCACGATGCAACAGCTAAGGAAGTTGATGAGGATACTTTCTTTAGAACTCGTGAAAGTGGTGGAACACTAATTTCATCTGCATTTAAGTTATGTAAAGAAATTATCGATGCTGATTACAATGCAGATGAATGGAATATTTACCCATTTCATTTCTCTGATGGTGATAATTGGTCAGCGGAGGATACAAAGGTCTGTGTCGATCTTTTAAAAAGCTCTATTATTCCAAACTCTAATGCTTTCTTTTACGGGCAAGTTGAATCTCGTTACGGTTCAGGCCAGTTTTATAAAGATTTATCCAAAGAATTTGGTGAAAAGCATGAGGATGTTATTTTAAGTAAAATTAAAAACAAGGATGCAATCCTTGATTCCATCAAAGAATTCTTAGGGCCAGGAAAGTAATTTTAAAAAGGTAATAAATATATGAGTAGTATGGAAAGAACAAAACCATTATCAGGAGAGTTAGCAAAACTAAGAGATGAAGTACTTGGTTATGCACTCGATTACGGCCTAGACTTCTATCCAGTCGTTTTTGAGGTTTGTGACTACGATACAGTATGTATTTTAGCTGCCAACGGTGGATTCCCAACACGCTACCCTCACTGGCGTTTTGGCCTTGAGTATGATCGCCTTGCAAAGGGGAATACTTATGGATTCCAAAAAATATACGAACTCGTTATTAATACTGACCCTTGTTATGCTTATCTTTTAAGCTCAAATCGTTATGTGGACCAAAAGTTAGTTATGGCCCATGTTTATGGCCATGCTGATTTCTTTAAAAATAACGCTTGGTTTCGCCATACAGATCGTCGCATGATGGATGTTATGGCCAATCATGGCACTAAAATTCGTCGTTATATGGATCGCTATGGCCAAGATACTGTCGAAGAGTTTATCGATACGATCCTCTCTTTTGAAAATCTTCTTGATGTTAACGTTCTCTTCCAAGGTGAAGTGAAGCAAGCAACTTCAGCAGATGAAGAGTATGAACATAAAGATGAGAGATCTCAAGTTCTTCGCTCTTTTATGAACTCCAAAATGGCAAGAGGCGAAGCTGATGAGGATGTTGTAGAAAGAAAGAAGACACCTCTAGAGTTACTTGATGATGAAGTTCGTGGTACACGTGATATTATGAGCTTCCTAATGCAGCATGCTCCAATTGAAGAGTGGCAGGCCGATGTTATCGGTATTTTAAGAGAAGAAGCTTATTACTTTCTTCCACAAAGAATGACAAAGATTATGAATGAGGGGTGGGCCTCTTATTGGCACTCTAAGATTCTGACAAAGAAGGCTTTAAATAGCTCAGAAATTATTGATTTCGCAGATATTCACTCTGGTGTTATGGCCATGAGTAAGCAAAATATTAATCCTTATAAGATAGGTATTGAGCTAATGCGTGATATTGAATACCGCTGGGATACTGGTAAATTCGGAAAGGAATATCAAGAATGTACAAATCTCCAAGAAAAAGAGAATTGGCATATTGAAACAAATCAAGGACGCGAAAAAATCTTTGAAGTTCGCCGTACTCATAATGACATCACTTTTATCGATGAATTCTTCACTGAAGAGTTTTGTAACCGCATGCAGCTTTTTACATATAAGTACAATTCTCGAACAGGAAGAAATGAGATTGAAACTCGTGACTTTAAAGAAATTAAGTCAAAGCTACTAAATCAACTAACAAATTTCGGCTCACCAATCATTGAAGTAGAGTCTGCTAATCATAAGAATCGTGGAGAGTTACTTCTTCGCCATGTCCACCAAGGTGTTGATCTCGACTTAACTCAGGCAAGTGATACAATGGCCAATATTTATAAAGTATGGAAAAGGCCAGTATCAATTGAAACTGTCGTTGAAGATAAGCGTATTCGCTATATCTTTGATGGATTAGAGTTTAAAGAAGATAAATAAGACAAGATTCTTTGTTGATTACTTTGTACTTTCTAGTAAAATTATATTGAACTAATTTTACTAGGAATTTCAATGCTTTCTACTTTTAAGTACTCTTTAATATTCTTATTCATATCGCTTTTAATTACTAGCGTTGAAGCTTTTGAATTAGTTTCAGGCCGAGGTGATATAAACTTATTTCATAAAGATCAAATGAAGAAAATTGATGGAAATAGTATCAATGGTGCTATTGGTATCAATCAAGATACTCTTATTATGACTGCAAGCAATAGCTATGCACGCTTCATTAATGACCGTGGTGATATTCTTATCATTGGTCCCAATTCGAAGGTTACAATTGAATTAAAATCTACCTTTGCTGGAGATTTGATTGCTCTTCATGATGGAAATATTCGTGTTATTGCTAAGAAGCAAAGAAAGGTTACAAAAGGTAAATTTGATCGTATTTTTATTCGCACAAATAGTGCTGTTGCCGCGGCCGAGACAGCTGATTTCTTATTGAGCTATAACTTATTTAATAATGTAACTGGCCTACTCTCTTTTAATGGTGAATCCGCATTTAAAAGAATCGATAAGACTCATGATCTAAGTGCTGGCCAACGTTTAATCTATCGACGCTCATCTAAAGGTAGTCAGCTTAAGTACAAATTTCATAAAGACACTGGACTTAGTGAAAAGCTAAAATTAGCAAATGATACTTTATTTGGAGATGAGAGAAAGAATGTTTCAACTCTCTATCGTGGGCAATATAGTGCAACATTTCATGATGCTAGGCCTGCTTCAATGCCTGTTAAGATTAATCCTATCCAATTAACACTACTATATCGTAATACCAATCTTGATATGACACTTTATTCAGACTCGATGGACTATGGCCAAGGTGATGATGCAACTGTTGCTGCATTTCCATTAAAAGGCGACCTTTTAAGGCCTGCGGAGCAAGTAACATCGTATCGAGGCCAATATTCAACATACCAAAAGAAGTACGCACCAAAGGCCGGAGGTCTTGTTGATATAAGAACAGGGATTTATATCCCGCCTGAAAACGATGCTATCTTTGATGAGTCATTTCGTGTTTATATTCCAAGAAAAATAGGTCGCATTAATGCAGTAAATGGAAATTTCGTTTCACCAAAGAATTTAAAAATTGATCCAAATAAAGGATTTGTAACAGTTAATAACACTCATGAATCGCTAAAGAATCAACAGATGTTAAATAACTTATTAAAATCAAATCTGCTATTAGCAAGTTATCAAAATGTATCTCGTAAGAAAATGTCCATGGCCGAAAGGTACTCTGCAAATATTGTTGGGCTCTCAATTGTCAATCAAGGCCTAACTCATACTTATAATAATGATGAATTTGATTTTTCTTCACGTGGTATTGAGTTGAGCTTAATACTTATTGGAAATGGTGTTATTAGGCCATTTGCAAAATTTAAATTACTAAATGAGAACTTTGAACAACTTACTTCTTCAAAAGAAGTCGAAAGATTCTATCATATGAATCTAGGTTTAGATTATCTATTAAATGAGAACTTCTATCTAAGTGGCCAAATTTCAATTGATGAGGCCCCTATCTATTTAAGTTCTACAAATACAATAACATTGGCCACTATAAATAGCTTAATAGGGGAAGTAGGAGCTAAAGTTATAAGATCTAAACGATACGATATATTTGTATTTGGTGGAGCTAAATATAACCATTCAAATGAGGATGATGAATTTGATATGGTGTCTGGTTTTGGCTTTTATGCAGGAGCGAAGGCAGAGTATTGGATTAATCGTAGAAGTTATTTCTATGGAGATTTAAGCTATATTAATCATTCTCTATCGATTGTTGGAAACTCTAATGATAGTGATATTGATATGAGTGGTACTATTTTAAACCTAGGCTACCGTTACTCATTCTAATTAGCGATATTCTTTTCCTATATTTGGATAAGACTTAAGATCTAATTCATAAACATCTTTTTGATATATTAAGACTGGCTCTTTCTTGTCTTCGATATCTACTTTAGAGATCATTGAATTAAGACGATCTTGAATGTCTTTAGATTCCATTTTCCTCTCAGAGGCCAAGACATCTTTACTAAAATTCGGCCAGATTTTTGATTGTAGATGCATCCAGCAGCTAATGACATTCTTATTTAGACACGATTTATCGCTGAGGCGTACCCATTGTGGATCATCATTGATTAATTTTATATATGAACTTAAAATTGCTGCTTCATATGGAAGTTTTCGATTGTATTTAATATCGAGGTTGTCCATGAGGTATCTTGCTTCTTTATTTTTGTTTTCTTTTAGTAATAAATTGATTTTTAATAATTCTTTTTCTCTTGAATTACCTTCGCTAACTGGAATTTTAGAAAGAGCAACTCTTGCATTCTTATAATTTCTACTTAACCAAGCTGAAGCAAGGATGAGCTTATTATTAGCAATAGAATATGGTTTACTAAGTAGGTTAGAGATGAAGTGGGAGTAGGCGGTTTTATAATTTTCTTTTTTTACTTCTTCAAATCCTTTTAGCTTATTAGTGTTAGAGTTATTAATGGCCCCTGCTAATTTTAAAGCTTGTTCATGTTGGCCATTATTATATAGGTTTGCTGCAACTAGCGTTCGGATTGTCGCGTCTGCATAAAACTCAACTGGTATCGTCTCGTAATATTTCAAAATTTGTTTGTGACGAGAAAAGTATAGGCCATACTTTAAGACTGCTTCAATATCGTCCATATTATTAGTTAAGAAGTAATCTCTAATTTTTGTGCTTCTAACGTAACCATTTAACTTATGCTCAAGCACAAGTCTTAACCAAGTTTCATTCTTGTAAGAGCCAATTAGCCTTGAATGGTTCATACAACCTTGAAAGATTTCTTCTATATCATCCTTCTTTTCTTCAGGCATTGACATAGCACTGACAATTCTTAATGCACAATTTTGGTAATACCAGGAAGCATTATTAGAAAGACTCTGTAGAATCTCTGATGATTTCTTAGGGTTTGTATCTGCAAAGTAAGCAAGGGCCAAGAAACGATTAATTAAAAGAAGTTTAGAATAATTCTTTGTCTTTAAAGCCTGACGATTTAAAACAAGTATCGCATCATCAGTGTGCCCATCTATTAATAGTGATTTTGCGATGACCAATTGATCGAGAAAGTCTTTTCGCTCATCTATTTGTAGCCCTCGTTCAAAGTAGCGGGCCTCAATCTCGTTATAGATATTATATGGCGGGTCTAATTCTTTCTTTGCCTGGCGTCTTGCGATGTGCTCAGCTGTACGGTCGATTGCCATAAGATCTAACTGAAGACCCATTAAAATGATCAGGAATGGTAAAAACTTTCTAGCTTTGTTCATATCGTTACCTTATTAAACCTTTCGGGAATAATTCCGATAACTTAAAGGAAATCTATATAAATCTTTTGGATAGAAGAATGCGAGCTTTATGCCTTAAAAAATTTATCGTCATAACTCTTCCTATTTTGGCAGCGTTAGTTTTTTCCCTTGAGGTAAATGCTCGCACAAATTCGACATTAGAAAATCAAGGTGATCTGATTTTCTCAAATTTGAAAGAATCAAAAGAGAAGTCTCGTGTTAAAAATTCAGATTATAATTTTGCTCTCATTGATAATTATCGAAAATTCTATCTTGAAGATGAAAAATTAGAATACTTTTGTCGTGAAAATTCATCAAAGCTAAGATTTAAAAATATCTTTGAAAGAGATGAGTTCTATCGCAGTATCGTTGCAACTCTTCAGTATAAGATGATCAATTATTCAATGCAGGCCATTGCTCACTATGCAAAAAAACTACAATTTGAATCTGATCAATATGATAATTTAGTTAATGGCCTTATTGGTAGTTGTTCTAAGAACTTGACTCTATTTAGTCACAGGCTTTTAAAGCATTTATTTACTAAGTACTATAGTGATAGCTCTATTGATAAATTACGTCTTCCTTATTCTCAAAGAGAAAATCTATTTGCATCTAATGTTAATGAAATTCAAAGTGAGAATGAAGTCGTAGTTAATGAATTATATTATACAACAGGTGTATTTTCTTATGCTTGTTCATGGGGTGGCCAAGAAAAATATCTTCGTAACTTAGCTCCTTTTCTTTCTTCTTCACTTGTCATGAGCTATATCGTTCGCGAAATTAGCGCTCTTGATAGTCATGTTTATAAAGATCAGTTAAATGATGGCAAAGTCGCAAATTGTCGAAATCAAATTTGTCGTCCATATAAAAAAGCAAAAGTTCAAAAAGAAATTGTTAGGCCAATTGGATCTTCAAATTTAAACTTTGATCTAAAAGTCGCTTATTGTGATAATTTTAAATTTGCTTCTAAGAAATTCTCTCCAAGTGCTAATGATTCACTTAAAAATCAATTAAAGAAATTTGAAAAAGATGAAAATATCGTAATCGCTCAATTCGTTTCTTTATTAACTCGTGTTCCAGAGTTTAATGTTTGGACTCAAGATTCTAAAACGATTAAGCGTTATGTTTCTGTTTCTAATGACAGCCTTTGGGATTATTGGGCAAAAGACTTACTTGAAAAGAATTCTAATAAGCTTCCTTACGAAGAAGCCTTAAGTATGAAACTTGATGTTAAAACTAGTAATGATTCAATTTTGCGTCATGGTTATCCAGAGGTTAATTTCGTTGTTTTAAATGGTGAATTTGATAAAGCGACAAATATAGACAATATGGTTTCTTTAAAATTTGAAATTGAGATTCCACATAACGATTTTATGTGGCTATATCGAAATATTCGATCGGCCAAAACATTTGATGATAAGGAGAAATCAAAGGAGCTAAAGGAGCGCTTATCTCTTTATGTTGCAAATGATTATAATAAGATTAAAGAGACTCTCAATCAATTCTCTGTTGATGCAGACCTAACAACGGTAATCACTGATGAATTGATAAGGCAATTTAACTATATTGAATTTTTAAGGCCAAAATCATCACATGGGACGAGGGAAAAGATTGATGTAAGAGTTAATATAGCCCCTTTTGCTCTTGTGGCAATTCGTAACAAGCGAATTATTAGTGAGTTATCTGAACGTGATCTTAAAAATATTAAGTCATTAGAAGTTTTAAATAATATTGAATCTATGGCCGAGAAAGCAAAATAGTGTTAAATTTCATCCACTCATGAGTGATTCAAAGAAAAATAAAAACAAATATTTAGAAGATAGTGATAAGTCCGAACAAAAGGACTTTGACTACGAGATTCTACCTTCTATCGATGAGAAGAAGCTTAAAGAATCTTCGGATTCTGAAGAAGATATCGATGATATTATCGATATTAGTAATTTACCTGATTCAGGTCTTACGCTTGAGGAAGAAATTGAGGTTATCAAGGAGACACTACCTGCTTTAACTTCAAAACTACCTGTCCCTTCACGAGTTGATAATAAGCTCAATCAATACCTAAAAGAAATTTCTCGCTACGAGCTTCTCTCTCCAGAGCAAGAGAAGACTCTCATACGACAATTTCGTGAAACAGGTGATATTGCATTAGCAAAGAAGCTAGTTGTCTCTAATTTAAGGCTAGTTGTAAAAATTGCCATGGATTATAAGAGTGCCCATGCAAATGTAATGGATCTCATCCAAGAAGGTAATATTGGTCTTATGAAGGCCGTTTCATTATTTGAGCCAGATAAGGGAGCAAAGCTTTCTTATTACGCATCCTGGTGGATTAAGTCATATATCTTGAAATTCATCCTAGATAACTTTAAGTTAGT contains:
- a CDS encoding SpoVR family protein; amino-acid sequence: MERTKPLSGELAKLRDEVLGYALDYGLDFYPVVFEVCDYDTVCILAANGGFPTRYPHWRFGLEYDRLAKGNTYGFQKIYELVINTDPCYAYLLSSNRYVDQKLVMAHVYGHADFFKNNAWFRHTDRRMMDVMANHGTKIRRYMDRYGQDTVEEFIDTILSFENLLDVNVLFQGEVKQATSADEEYEHKDERSQVLRSFMNSKMARGEADEDVVERKKTPLELLDDEVRGTRDIMSFLMQHAPIEEWQADVIGILREEAYYFLPQRMTKIMNEGWASYWHSKILTKKALNSSEIIDFADIHSGVMAMSKQNINPYKIGIELMRDIEYRWDTGKFGKEYQECTNLQEKENWHIETNQGREKIFEVRRTHNDITFIDEFFTEEFCNRMQLFTYKYNSRTGRNEIETRDFKEIKSKLLNQLTNFGSPIIEVESANHKNRGELLLRHVHQGVDLDLTQASDTMANIYKVWKRPVSIETVVEDKRIRYIFDGLEFKEDK
- a CDS encoding FecR family protein, translating into MLSTFKYSLIFLFISLLITSVEAFELVSGRGDINLFHKDQMKKIDGNSINGAIGINQDTLIMTASNSYARFINDRGDILIIGPNSKVTIELKSTFAGDLIALHDGNIRVIAKKQRKVTKGKFDRIFIRTNSAVAAAETADFLLSYNLFNNVTGLLSFNGESAFKRIDKTHDLSAGQRLIYRRSSKGSQLKYKFHKDTGLSEKLKLANDTLFGDERKNVSTLYRGQYSATFHDARPASMPVKINPIQLTLLYRNTNLDMTLYSDSMDYGQGDDATVAAFPLKGDLLRPAEQVTSYRGQYSTYQKKYAPKAGGLVDIRTGIYIPPENDAIFDESFRVYIPRKIGRINAVNGNFVSPKNLKIDPNKGFVTVNNTHESLKNQQMLNNLLKSNLLLASYQNVSRKKMSMAERYSANIVGLSIVNQGLTHTYNNDEFDFSSRGIELSLILIGNGVIRPFAKFKLLNENFEQLTSSKEVERFYHMNLGLDYLLNENFYLSGQISIDEAPIYLSSTNTITLATINSLIGEVGAKVIRSKRYDIFVFGGAKYNHSNEDDEFDMVSGFGFYAGAKAEYWINRRSYFYGDLSYINHSLSIVGNSNDSDIDMSGTILNLGYRYSF
- a CDS encoding PrkA family serine protein kinase translates to MTKMNMNEFMSENYRVEDFAHLHWTGSFQDYIDLVSEDPRIARNSFQRIYDMIMSFETSTYLEYKKEITRYHFFDDPIGGGKDAVFGIDVHLMKLVNFFKAAALGYGTEKRVLLLHGPVGSAKSSIARNLKKGLEHYSRTDEGALYTFEWYDEEESDILGGQKVFPSPMHEDPLKLIPHEVRKEFLDNINKGNKGHKVKIRGEVCPADRYILKEYMVKYDGDFMKVMENHIRVKRLILSEKDRLGIGTFQPKDEKNQDSTELTGDINYRKIAQYGSDSDPRAFNFDGEFNIANRGVIEFIEMLKLDVAFLYDLLGASQEQSIKPKKFAQTDIDLVILGHTNEPEFRKLQNNEFMEALRDRTVKIDVPYISRLDNEVRIYQRDFNAEKIPHVHIAPHTLEMAAMWAVLTRLEEPKKADLTLVQKLKLYNGKTLTGYNEDNVKELRKEAVREGLEGISPRYIQDKISNALVKYGHTGSLNPFMVFNELESGLKHSMANNQDAAEKYREMLAIVRQEYTDIVKNDVQKAISLDESAIETLCANYIDNVKAYTQKEKVRNKYTGKLEESDERFMRSIEEKIDIAESRKDDFRREIMNYIGALAIEGKQFDYKMNERLHRALELKLFEDQKDAIKLTTIISNVVDKETQEKIDVIKSRLIKNYGYCEISATDALNYVASIFAKGDSAKS
- a CDS encoding sigma-70 family RNA polymerase sigma factor, with amino-acid sequence MSDSKKNKNKYLEDSDKSEQKDFDYEILPSIDEKKLKESSDSEEDIDDIIDISNLPDSGLTLEEEIEVIKETLPALTSKLPVPSRVDNKLNQYLKEISRYELLSPEQEKTLIRQFRETGDIALAKKLVVSNLRLVVKIAMDYKSAHANVMDLIQEGNIGLMKAVSLFEPDKGAKLSYYASWWIKSYILKFILDNFKLVKLGTTNEQKKLFYNLMREKERLEAQGIKPDHKTIAQNLDVSEKAVALMDMRLGDAGSEVSLDIPVGENSSATMGDLLPDSTDVAQDVEFKQSLQLLQENLDQFIQGLKPRDQEIFKERLLNDAPRSLQSIADDYGVSRERIRQIEARLLDNLKVYMSEIIR
- a CDS encoding DUF444 family protein, with product MDHPIKRDHARFRKIIKGKVRDNLRKYIAGGEMPIPKGNGQFKVPMPSINTPRFRFGDKSQGGTGQGDGQPGDPVDGQGEPGEGQGEPGEAGEQEGEKALDVEMSLDELASILGDELALPKIEPKGKKNMESTVDRYTSIGTVGPDSLKHYKRSFKEALKRQIAMGTYDPNNPVVVPIKSDMRYRASNSKIEFENSAVVIYMMDVSGSMGDEQKEIVRTESFWINLWLKSQYKDIEIRYIIHDATAKEVDEDTFFRTRESGGTLISSAFKLCKEIIDADYNADEWNIYPFHFSDGDNWSAEDTKVCVDLLKSSIIPNSNAFFYGQVESRYGSGQFYKDLSKEFGEKHEDVILSKIKNKDAILDSIKEFLGPGK